One genomic region from Camelus dromedarius isolate mCamDro1 chromosome 17, mCamDro1.pat, whole genome shotgun sequence encodes:
- the TMEM40 gene encoding transmembrane protein 40 isoform X2 — protein METSESLQDHSQVHGEAEDLDYGEQDREAGLFSQEQHERDKSSSSSSSSSSSSSSSSSGAELGESDVLKDELQLYGGAPGEVVPSGESGLILRRRGSDPASGEVEASQLRRLNIKKDDEFFHFILLCFAIGALLVCYHYYTDWFMSLGVGLLTFASLETVGIYFGLVYRIHSILHGFIPLLQKFRLIGFRRTN, from the exons ATGGAGACTTCAGAATCACTTCAAGACCACAGTCAAGTCCACGGAGAAGCAGAAGATCTAGACT ATGGAGAGCAAGACCGGGAGGCCGGACTCTTTTCTCAAGAACAACATGAGAGAGACAAGTCttcctcctcgtcctcgtcctcctcctcgtcctcgtcctcctcctcctcag GTGCAGAGCTCGGGGAGTCTGACGTTTTGAAGGATGAGCTTCAACTCTATGGAG GTGCCCCTGGGGAGGTGGTGCCCTCCGGAGAATCAG GACTCATACTCCGAAGGAGAGGCTCTGACCCGGCGAGCG GAGAAGTGGAGGCCTCTCAGTTAAGAAGACTGAATATAAAGAAGGATG ACGAGTTTTTCCATTTCATCCTCCTCTGCTTTGCCATCGGGGCCTTGCTGGTGTGTTATCACTATTACACAG ACTGGTTCATGTCCCTCGGGGTCGGCCTGCTCACCTTCGCCTCGCTGGAGACCGTCGGCATCTACTTTGGCCTGG TGTACCGGATCCACAGCATCCTGCATGGCTTCATCCCTCTTTTGCAGAAGTTTAGACTGATAG GGTTCAGGAGGACCAACTGA